The genomic stretch CTGCCGGTGACAATTTTTGTGGCGGTCGAGCTGGACAATCAATCCACCGATGCCCTGCAGGCCTTTGAACGCGCGGTGCGTCAGTTTGATCAGGTAATGGAATGCTACCTGATGACAGGCACCCGCGATATCTTGCTGCGGGTTGTGGCGCAGGATCTGAATGATTTTGATCGCTTCTTGGAGGAACGCTTGATGCGGGTCTCCGGTATTCGAAATACCCGCTCCAGCTTTACCCTGCGCACCATGATTGCCCGCACCGCCTTGCCGCAGTTCTAGCTTTGGGGCAGCGCTGGCAAGGGGGGCTGAAAGTGCCTCACCAACACCTTTGCAAGACCTGAAAAAGGGCAGGGAGCTATGTAAAAGTCACAGGTAGACCTTTTGTAAACCACATATCTGGCCTTCCACTTTGGGACCGCCTAGCCTGAGCAAAGATGATGGATAGGCAACATCAGAAAATCGAGGCACATCATGACCAGCAGTAAGACAGGCGGTCGCAAACCGGCGACGCGCAAAGCTTTGCCGCAAAAACCCGCGACTAAAGCGCGGCTGGCAGAGGCGGCGCAGCAGGATCCGGCCACGTCACCTGAGTTGGCAACAGAAGGAGCACCCCCGTTGGATATTTCGGACAAATCCGCTAGCCCGCCCCAGACACTGGCTGCCGGGCAGGACCCCAGCCCGGTTGTGGTGACCTCGACACCGGTGCTCGACGTGCCGCCCCTGAACAAGAAAGAACTGATTGATGAGGTCGTTCTGCGGTCCGGGGTGAAGAAAAAAGATGCCAAGCCGGTTGTCGAGGCGCTTTTGTCCGTACTCGGAGAGACAGTGGCCTCTGGCCGCGATCTGAACCTCAGACCCTTTGGCAAATTGTTGCTGAAACGCAGTGAGCTGCGCAGCAATGGCACTCTGCATGTCTGTCGGCTGCGCCAGCCATTGGAGCAACCGCGCGAAATTGCCGAAGATACGGATATTTCTTCCTAGGCCCCTCTTGCGTAGGGCGAGACCTGAGGGTACTACCCAGCGCA from Phaeobacter sp. G2 encodes the following:
- a CDS encoding HU family DNA-binding protein, which encodes MTSSKTGGRKPATRKALPQKPATKARLAEAAQQDPATSPELATEGAPPLDISDKSASPPQTLAAGQDPSPVVVTSTPVLDVPPLNKKELIDEVVLRSGVKKKDAKPVVEALLSVLGETVASGRDLNLRPFGKLLLKRSELRSNGTLHVCRLRQPLEQPREIAEDTDISS
- a CDS encoding Lrp/AsnC family transcriptional regulator → MDSIDRKIVAILQSQGRIKMAELSERVGLSATPCARRVAMLEEAGVISGYSARVDQAKLGLPVTIFVAVELDNQSTDALQAFERAVRQFDQVMECYLMTGTRDILLRVVAQDLNDFDRFLEERLMRVSGIRNTRSSFTLRTMIARTALPQF